TATGTAAGCCCCAACGATGGCCGTGCTTGCAAGTAAAATCCCAACATCGTAGTATATTCTCCTCTGCCTATGGTATGCGTAGGAGGAGCTTAAGGCCGTGAATATTATACTTGCGCTTGATGTTCCTATGGCGTGATGTATTTCGACGCCCATCATGTTCAATATTGGAACAAGTAGAAATCCCCCACCTAATCCAAACATCGCTGCCAGTGTTCCTGTTACTATACCGACTATGAAGGATTTGAGAAAGATTAGCATGGAATCCCTCCTTAGAGCTCGAAGGTTATTGCCTCTATAAGTCTTATCAACTTTTCAAGATCTTCAATGTGGAGCATCTCGACTTCGCTATGCAGATACCTTATGGGAACGCTAAGAGCTAGAACTTCAGATTTCTCTTGAAAAACTGAAGCATCAGTTCCTCCTCCAGTCACCCCAACTTGGATCTCGATGTTGTTCCTGTTTGCTATGTCAAGAACCCTCTTAGCTAAGCCCCTGGAGTATATGGCCGAGTTGTCCACAGCTCTTATCACGGGTCCTTTTCCGAGGGCAACATCTCCAGTAAGTTCGTTGCAACAGGCGAAGGAATCTATCGCGAATGCATAGTCAGGGGAATACGTATTTGCTAGGAACTTCGCACCTTTTAATCCTATCTCCTCCTGGACAGTGAAGGCAAAGATTACCTTCTTGTCAAGTTCATGATCTACCAAGGCCTTTATCGCCTCAATTAGGGCAACAACTCCAAATCTATCATCCAAGCTCCTCGTGCTCACGTATCTTCCATTTAGAACTGAGAAATGCTTCTTGAACACTGCAAAGTCTAGTGGCTTGACTAGTTCCAAGGCTTCTTCCTTACTTTCGGCTCCTATGTCTATAACGAGGTCATACCAGGGAACAACATCTCTTGACCCCCTTAAATTCAGGTGGGGTGGTATGGCTCCAATCACCCCATCAACTTTTCCGTTCTCGGTTATGACGTCAACGTGCCTACCATAAAGTAACCTATCATCTATTCCACCTATCTTTCTGAACCTAAGCTTTCCATCCTCTCTGATTCCAGTTATGAGCAGGCCTATCTCATCCATATGAGCCATGAAGAGAATCTCCTTATCGCCATCACCAAGTTCAACTATCAAGTTTCCGATCCTGTCAATCTTGTAGTCTGCAAACTCTTTTATCTCTTCTATGATCTTTCCTCTTATCCTTTCTTCATAACCAGATATTCCAGGGATGCTTGTGAACTCCCTAAGCATCTCCACCAACATCTCAATACCCCCCTAGAGCATCTTAACGGAGGTTATGGGCCTTACCTTTAGCACTTCTTTATTAACTAGATCCTCCGGAATTTCTCCCCTTAGAACCTTTAATAGGTTTTCTACAGCTCTAAATCCCATGTCCTCAAGAACTTCATTTGCCAAACCTGCGTAATGTGGTGTCAAAACAGTCTCCCATTCAAACCTGAAGAGCTCATGTTCCTTAACTGGCTCATTCTCGAATACATCGGTGGCGAATCCCTTTAGAATGCCCTCTTTGATTGCCTTAACAAGAGCTTTCTCATCTATTAGAGCTCCCCTTCCAATGTTCACGAGGTACTTTCCTTTGAGCTTTCTGATCCTTTCCTCGTCTATTATATGGTAGGTCTCCTTTGTTAAAGGAAGGGCCAACACCACTATATCGACGCTCTCTAGCAACTCATCGAGATCCAGGTAAGTTGCTCCAACTTCCCTCTCGATGTCCTTCTTCCTGGTTCTGGACCAGTAGTAGACTTTAGCTCCAAAAACAGGTAATCTTCTCGCTATGGCTTTTCCTATTGCTCCCATCCCAACTATGCCAACCTTCTTTCCGTAAAGCGTCTCCACGCTCTTGAAACTCTTCCAGACTTGGGTATGACTCTCCCACTTTCCTTCCCTTATGAACCTATCCGCGTAGTGAATCTTTCTCATTAGGTTTATCAACAAACCCAATGCAAATTCTGCAACTGCCTCGCTTAGCAATCCAGATACTTTCGTGACGTATACTCCCCTCCTAGTTGCCTCCTCAACGTCAACGTGATCATAGCCAGCGGATTGACAGCTTATCACTTTAAGCCTCCTCGCTTCCTCAAGAACTTCCCTGGTTATCCTGGTAACAGGAGCTATTATTATTCCGTCCAGATCTCTGATGACTTCCTTGAGCTCCTCTTCATTTGGGTAGGGGATTAGGACAACTTGAACGTGTTTTTTGAGCTCGTTTAGGGGGCCACTCTTCATCTTGAAGAACACTCCGACCTTTGGCTTCATTGAATCACCTTTAGATTTTCATCGAAAAGAGATATAAGAAAGTTGTCCCACTTCTCTTCTCGGTGGTGGTATGGGAGTTGAAGAGCATAAGAGGGAAGCTCCAAAGACCTTCAAGTTCGGCGTTATAACTGTGAGCGATAAGGGAAGTAGAGGGGAGAGAAAGGATGAGGCAGGCCCCTTGATAATTGAGGAACTTTCGAAGCTCGGAGAACAAGTTTACTACAAGATCGTTCCCGATGATAAGATTGAGATACTGCTTGCCCTCTTTGAGGCGATTTCCAAAGGGGCTGAGGTTGTCATAACAACTGGTGGGACTGGAATAACTTCAAGGGATGTGACGATTGAGAGCGTTAAACCATTATTTGATAAGGAGCTTGGCTTTGGCGAGATTTTCAGGGTTAAGAGTTATGAAGAGGTTGGCCATGCCGCGATCCTAACTAGAGCAACTGCTGGAATTATAAGGGGAAAGAATAGGGTTGTTGCGGTTTTCCTGCTTCCTGGAAGCGTCAATGCGGTGAGGACTGGACTGGAGATAATAAAGAGTGAGGTCTTCCATGTCCTCAAACATGCCAGGGAATAATCTTTATATTAATTAGGCCGACCTAACTCAAGGGTGATGGCAGTGAGAAAGATAATTGCACTAGTTATGACTTTGATTTTGTTTTCACCAATCGTTAAAGCTCAGGAAAAGCCCCTAGTTGTCGTTAGTTTACCTTCAATAGCATCAATCATTCAGGAAGCACTTGGTGAGAGCGTTGAAGTAGTCTACTTGGTTCCTCCAGGAGTTGAGCCCCACCAATATCAACTCTCCCCAGAACAGGTCTCCCTCCTTAGGAGGGCTGATGTAATAGTCACAACAGGTCACCTTCCCGCTGAACTCAAGATTGAAGAGCTTAAAAAGAGTGGGGAGATAAGGGGAGTTGTGCTTGGAATAAAGGACTATGAAAGCTTTGGCTTTAGATACCTGCCCGAGAGATGGTATGAAGGGAAGAGTAACCCCCATGGAATATGGCTCGATCCAAAGAATGCCCTTGCAATAGCAAAGGCCACAGAACAATCTCTCGTGCATCTTTACCCGGAACTCAGTGAAGAGCTGAACGAGAGGATTAAGATATTTGAGACAAAGATAAGGGCAATTGAGATGGCCTATGCGGGTATTTTGAAAGGCAAGAAAGCCGTTGTTGAATTGCCTTCGCAGCAGTATGCTCTTGAATGGCTTGGAATAGAGGTAATTGAATCGATAAAGCCTGAGGCTGAGATACCAGCTAAGAGTGTTGACTCTTTAGCTTCAGTAGGGGCTGATCTAGTCGTTTATGATGAGGCAACGCCTGAAAACCTAAAGGACGCATCTAAAAAGCTCTCAGAGAGGCTAGGAATTCCAATCGCTAACGTAACAGTTCTTTGGGTTGGTAAGAATTATTCGCAGATTTTAGTTGAGAACGCAAGATCCATAGTTAAGGCGATGAGCAAAGGAAAGGTTACCGTCGTTAGGGAGAGTGGGGGAGGAGTCGTCAAATATTCTCTGGTTTCTCTAGTGGTGGGTGTTGTTGTTGGTATAGCAATTGGGGTTCTGATAAGGAAATGTCCTGTCCTCTAGGTTTTTTAAAGCTCTTCACTTACTAAACTGTGGGGCTGAGTTATGGAGATAGGTGTCGTTGGAAAGCCAAACGTTGGTAAATCAACATTCTTCTCAGCAGCAACTCTCGTTGATGTCGAGATAGCCAATTATCCATTCACAACAATAGATGCTAACGTTGGAGTCACTTACGTTATAACCGAGCATCCATGCAAGGAACTCGGTTGCAGG
The window above is part of the Pyrococcus sp. NA2 genome. Proteins encoded here:
- a CDS encoding molybdenum cofactor biosynthesis protein B, translated to MGVEEHKREAPKTFKFGVITVSDKGSRGERKDEAGPLIIEELSKLGEQVYYKIVPDDKIEILLALFEAISKGAEVVITTGGTGITSRDVTIESVKPLFDKELGFGEIFRVKSYEEVGHAAILTRATAGIIRGKNRVVAVFLLPGSVNAVRTGLEIIKSEVFHVLKHARE
- a CDS encoding NAD(P)-dependent oxidoreductase, producing the protein MKPKVGVFFKMKSGPLNELKKHVQVVLIPYPNEEELKEVIRDLDGIIIAPVTRITREVLEEARRLKVISCQSAGYDHVDVEEATRRGVYVTKVSGLLSEAVAEFALGLLINLMRKIHYADRFIREGKWESHTQVWKSFKSVETLYGKKVGIVGMGAIGKAIARRLPVFGAKVYYWSRTRKKDIEREVGATYLDLDELLESVDIVVLALPLTKETYHIIDEERIRKLKGKYLVNIGRGALIDEKALVKAIKEGILKGFATDVFENEPVKEHELFRFEWETVLTPHYAGLANEVLEDMGFRAVENLLKVLRGEIPEDLVNKEVLKVRPITSVKML
- a CDS encoding metal ABC transporter solute-binding protein, Zn/Mn family, which encodes MRKIIALVMTLILFSPIVKAQEKPLVVVSLPSIASIIQEALGESVEVVYLVPPGVEPHQYQLSPEQVSLLRRADVIVTTGHLPAELKIEELKKSGEIRGVVLGIKDYESFGFRYLPERWYEGKSNPHGIWLDPKNALAIAKATEQSLVHLYPELSEELNERIKIFETKIRAIEMAYAGILKGKKAVVELPSQQYALEWLGIEVIESIKPEAEIPAKSVDSLASVGADLVVYDEATPENLKDASKKLSERLGIPIANVTVLWVGKNYSQILVENARSIVKAMSKGKVTVVRESGGGVVKYSLVSLVVGVVVGIAIGVLIRKCPVL
- a CDS encoding M42 family metallopeptidase, which gives rise to MLVEMLREFTSIPGISGYEERIRGKIIEEIKEFADYKIDRIGNLIVELGDGDKEILFMAHMDEIGLLITGIREDGKLRFRKIGGIDDRLLYGRHVDVITENGKVDGVIGAIPPHLNLRGSRDVVPWYDLVIDIGAESKEEALELVKPLDFAVFKKHFSVLNGRYVSTRSLDDRFGVVALIEAIKALVDHELDKKVIFAFTVQEEIGLKGAKFLANTYSPDYAFAIDSFACCNELTGDVALGKGPVIRAVDNSAIYSRGLAKRVLDIANRNNIEIQVGVTGGGTDASVFQEKSEVLALSVPIRYLHSEVEMLHIEDLEKLIRLIEAITFEL